One Phycisphaeraceae bacterium DNA window includes the following coding sequences:
- a CDS encoding M48 family metallopeptidase yields the protein MAMNFFEHQAQARKRSGRLVILFVLGVSALIASTYFIGLIIGAVMLHGEGMDDPVLHTGLFGVSTLVALFIVGLGWLFKHSQLSSGGGAVAESLGGRLIDPATRNPAERRVINIVEEMAIASGVPVPPVYLIPDPSINAFAAGYRPEQAVIGVTQGALTAFSRDEMQGVIAHEYSHILNGDMRLNIRLISAIFGLGVLALVGATLMRVMFHSSRGMRVRSSGGNKNSGGAILLIILVAGAGLMIIGWIGQLFGRLMQSAVSRQREFLADASAVQFTRNPEGIASALRRIATISSNRMDRDGVAEMSHMFFASALDSMFATHPPLAERIARIERRPVAEVAAELKGGRMTPSRPSPEALAEFGGARASSPTGTDASAGDEGVHPASPLVSALASSARGRAPIEHASGVIGSVEPQAIEFARAVRARLPAGVVNAAHEPFDARSVIAALLLSDEPGVRQRQIDLLRRPGCEGMAELTLRLAPTIDRIPRDLRLPLVDLCVPSLRQLSASQEKVLAEAVRDLIAVDQQLNLFEWATRAVLRRAFEPFREPAGGGARLAQSLPALAQLLGTLAWSGARDAESANAAFMAGYIAAGIPAPPLPSRESCTLDRLDAAIKELAGLRAVDRDLVVSAATECVASDEVVTVSEAEVLRAAVALLGAPMPPVLPITERA from the coding sequence ATGGCGATGAACTTCTTCGAGCACCAGGCGCAGGCCCGCAAGCGCAGCGGAAGGCTGGTCATCCTCTTTGTGCTGGGGGTGTCGGCGCTGATTGCGTCGACTTACTTCATCGGACTCATCATCGGCGCCGTAATGCTCCACGGCGAGGGCATGGACGACCCAGTCCTTCACACCGGGCTCTTCGGCGTGAGCACCCTCGTCGCGCTCTTCATCGTCGGCCTCGGCTGGCTCTTCAAGCACTCCCAACTCTCATCAGGTGGCGGCGCCGTCGCCGAGTCGCTCGGCGGGCGCCTCATCGACCCCGCCACGCGCAATCCCGCGGAGCGCCGCGTCATCAACATCGTCGAAGAGATGGCGATCGCCAGTGGCGTGCCCGTGCCGCCCGTCTACCTGATACCCGATCCGAGCATCAACGCCTTTGCTGCGGGCTATCGACCGGAACAGGCGGTCATCGGTGTCACGCAAGGTGCGCTCACCGCCTTCTCGCGCGACGAGATGCAGGGCGTGATCGCGCATGAGTACAGCCACATCCTGAACGGCGACATGCGCCTGAACATCAGGCTGATCTCGGCCATTTTCGGCCTCGGCGTGCTGGCGCTGGTGGGGGCCACCCTGATGCGCGTGATGTTCCACTCCTCGCGCGGCATGCGCGTGCGCAGCAGCGGCGGTAACAAGAACAGCGGCGGCGCGATTCTGCTCATCATCCTCGTGGCGGGCGCGGGATTGATGATCATCGGCTGGATCGGACAGCTCTTTGGACGGCTGATGCAGTCCGCCGTGAGCCGGCAGCGCGAGTTCCTTGCCGATGCGAGCGCCGTGCAGTTCACGCGGAATCCTGAGGGGATCGCCAGCGCGCTGCGTCGCATCGCCACCATCAGTTCCAACCGGATGGATCGGGATGGCGTCGCCGAGATGAGTCACATGTTCTTCGCCAGCGCGCTTGATTCAATGTTCGCCACCCACCCCCCGCTGGCCGAGCGCATCGCGCGGATCGAGCGACGACCCGTGGCGGAGGTCGCCGCCGAACTGAAGGGCGGACGCATGACGCCATCAAGGCCGTCGCCCGAGGCGCTCGCGGAGTTTGGAGGCGCGCGCGCGAGCTCACCGACCGGCACCGACGCCTCGGCGGGCGACGAGGGAGTTCACCCTGCGTCGCCGCTCGTGAGCGCGCTTGCAAGTTCGGCTCGCGGCCGGGCACCTATCGAGCATGCGTCCGGGGTGATCGGCTCGGTCGAGCCGCAGGCCATTGAGTTCGCCCGCGCCGTTCGGGCGCGCCTGCCAGCCGGTGTCGTCAACGCAGCGCATGAACCCTTCGATGCCCGCTCCGTCATTGCGGCGCTTCTCCTCTCCGATGAGCCGGGAGTGCGCCAGCGGCAGATCGACCTGCTCCGTCGCCCGGGGTGCGAGGGAATGGCGGAACTCACGCTGCGCCTCGCGCCGACGATTGATCGCATTCCACGGGACCTTCGACTGCCGCTGGTCGATCTCTGTGTTCCTTCGCTGCGGCAACTTTCTGCAAGCCAGGAGAAGGTGCTCGCGGAAGCGGTGCGAGATCTCATCGCCGTCGATCAGCAACTCAATCTCTTCGAGTGGGCGACGCGCGCCGTGCTTCGTCGCGCCTTCGAGCCCTTCCGAGAGCCAGCCGGTGGCGGCGCCCGGCTCGCGCAGAGCCTTCCAGCGCTCGCGCAACTCCTTGGCACGCTCGCCTGGAGCGGCGCGCGTGACGCTGAGAGCGCAAACGCCGCGTTCATGGCGGGCTACATTGCCGCGGGCATTCCCGCTCCGCCGTTGCCATCGCGTGAGAGCTGCACGCTCGACCGCCTCGACGCGGCCATCAAGGAACTCGCTGGACTTCGTGCCGTGGATCGCGACCTCGTGGTCTCCGCAGCGACCGAGTGCGTGGCGAGCGACGAAGTGGTGACCGTCTCCGAAGCGGAGGTGCTCCGGGCCGCCGTGGCGCTTCTGGGCGCGCCGATGCCGCCGGTGCTGCCGATCACCGAGCGCGCGTGA
- a CDS encoding LemA family protein, protein MLGPAAIVILGLTLVVVVPLVVLALIYNRLVTLRVRVANAFSQIDVQLRRRYDLIPNLVSAVQGYMAHERETLEAVIAARANATQAMQAALTAAPGDVAAIGALAAANMTLDGAVGRLFGLVERYPDLKASQNVMQLQEELVSTENRVAFARQSYNDSVMTYNTARQVFPQNLVAGLFGFAESALYQADDSARALPSVKL, encoded by the coding sequence CTGCTCGGACCGGCGGCGATCGTCATTCTCGGCCTCACGCTGGTGGTGGTGGTGCCGCTCGTGGTGCTCGCGCTCATCTACAACCGGCTGGTCACGCTGCGAGTTCGCGTGGCGAATGCCTTCTCGCAGATTGATGTGCAGCTCCGTCGTCGCTACGACCTGATTCCGAATCTGGTCAGCGCCGTGCAGGGCTATATGGCGCACGAGCGAGAGACGCTCGAAGCGGTCATCGCCGCCCGCGCCAACGCGACGCAGGCGATGCAGGCGGCGCTGACCGCAGCACCAGGCGATGTCGCGGCGATCGGCGCGCTCGCCGCCGCCAACATGACACTCGACGGCGCCGTGGGCCGCCTCTTCGGGCTGGTGGAGCGCTATCCCGACCTGAAGGCGAGCCAGAATGTCATGCAGCTCCAGGAAGAGCTCGTCTCCACCGAGAATCGAGTCGCCTTCGCGCGACAGTCCTACAACGACTCCGTCATGACCTACAACACCGCGCGTCAGGTCTTCCCACAGAACCTCGTCGCCGGACTCTTCGGTTTCGCCGAGTCGGCGCTCTATCAGGCGGATGACTCCGCCCGCGCTCTTCCCTCCGTGAAGCTCTGA
- the gmk gene encoding guanylate kinase gives MSRAGLLLVISGPSGVGKTTIVREIVRRFDGYFSVSATTRPKSDIERDGVDYWFIDQATFQKWIDTGRFLEHAQVFGRHWYGTPAEPVDQAVAQGRIAVLDIDVQGAESVRQKRPAAFSVFILPPSEAELRRRLESRRRDDAAAIERRFAEATHEMARARREGTYDAFVVNDDLAAAVDAVEHLVRDRLGAGDREASASPTGPDSTRG, from the coding sequence ATGAGCCGCGCCGGACTGCTGCTGGTCATCTCGGGGCCATCGGGGGTGGGCAAAACGACCATCGTGCGCGAGATCGTGCGCCGGTTCGACGGCTACTTCAGCGTCTCGGCCACCACGCGCCCGAAGTCGGACATCGAGCGTGACGGCGTGGATTACTGGTTCATCGATCAGGCGACCTTCCAGAAGTGGATCGACACGGGTCGCTTCCTGGAGCACGCGCAGGTCTTCGGACGGCACTGGTATGGCACCCCGGCGGAGCCCGTCGATCAGGCCGTGGCCCAGGGGCGCATCGCGGTGCTCGACATCGATGTTCAAGGCGCCGAAAGCGTGCGCCAGAAGCGCCCCGCCGCCTTCTCGGTCTTCATCCTGCCGCCGAGCGAGGCGGAACTCAGACGGCGCCTTGAGTCGCGCCGCCGCGATGACGCCGCCGCGATCGAACGACGCTTCGCCGAGGCCACGCACGAGATGGCCCGCGCGCGGCGCGAAGGCACCTACGACGCGTTCGTGGTGAACGACGATCTTGCCGCCGCCGTCGACGCGGTCGAGCACCTGGTTCGCGATCGGCTCGGCGCGGGCGACCGAGAAGCCTCCGCGTCGCCCACGGGACCGGACTCGACGCGCGGCTGA